A single Candidatus Polarisedimenticolaceae bacterium DNA region contains:
- a CDS encoding trypsin-like peptidase domain-containing protein, with translation MRPIRVLLCLLLLAPAARAQTVAEVYKRVRDSVVTVRTLERGPAKSAAGATAFLGLGSGVIIDASGWALTAAHVVQTAEAVAVELASGEEIEARVVASEPLVDLALLKLERVPAKLVAAKSGDSSLVEIGEQVFVVGAPLGISQSLSVGHVSGKREANALFGGFESAELIQTDAAINTGNSGGPMFNMKGEVVGIVSSILSRSGGFEGIGFAISSNTARRLLTERPPWTGLEGIMVAGELAALLNFPQPVGLLVQRVASGSPAAAMGIRGGSVEATIEDEKILLGGDVILEVAGVKLSETGAGAKIRTLISGRTRGERISVVVLRGGGRVELIYTVP, from the coding sequence ATGCGGCCGATCCGTGTCCTGCTCTGCCTTCTCCTGCTCGCGCCCGCGGCGCGGGCCCAGACCGTCGCGGAGGTCTACAAGCGGGTCAGGGACTCGGTCGTCACCGTCCGCACCCTCGAGCGCGGTCCCGCGAAATCCGCCGCGGGGGCCACGGCGTTCCTGGGCCTCGGCTCCGGGGTCATCATCGACGCGTCGGGTTGGGCGCTCACCGCGGCGCACGTCGTGCAGACCGCCGAGGCCGTCGCCGTCGAGCTCGCGAGCGGGGAGGAGATCGAGGCGCGCGTCGTCGCCTCGGAGCCGCTGGTCGATCTCGCGCTCCTCAAGCTCGAGCGCGTCCCGGCGAAGCTCGTGGCGGCGAAGTCCGGCGATTCGAGCCTCGTCGAGATCGGCGAGCAGGTCTTCGTCGTCGGGGCGCCCCTCGGGATCTCGCAGAGCCTGAGCGTCGGGCACGTGAGCGGCAAGCGCGAGGCGAACGCCCTGTTCGGCGGGTTCGAGTCGGCGGAGCTGATCCAGACCGACGCGGCGATCAACACCGGAAACTCCGGGGGGCCGATGTTCAACATGAAGGGGGAGGTCGTCGGGATCGTCAGCTCGATCCTCTCCCGCTCGGGCGGCTTCGAGGGGATCGGATTCGCGATCTCGTCCAACACCGCCCGGCGGCTGCTCACCGAGCGGCCCCCGTGGACCGGCCTCGAGGGGATCATGGTCGCGGGGGAGCTCGCCGCGCTGCTCAACTTCCCCCAGCCGGTCGGCCTGCTGGTGCAACGCGTCGCCTCGGGATCCCCCGCTGCGGCGATGGGGATCCGCGGCGGGTCGGTCGAGGCGACGATCGAGGACGAGAAGATCCTCCTCGGCGGGGACGTCATCCTCGAGGTCGCGGGAGTCAAGCTCTCCGAGACGGGCGCCGGGGCGAAGATCCGCACCCTCATCTCGGGGAGGACGCGCGGGGAGCGGATCTCCGTCGTCGTCCTGCGCGGCGGCGGCCGCGTCGAGCTGATCTACACGGTGCCCTGA
- the hisE gene encoding phosphoribosyl-ATP diphosphatase, producing MIVPSIDLRNGNAVQLRGGKELVLDAGDPRPIAERFALAGEIAVVDLDAALGTGSNERAILDLLHIARCRVGGGIRSVDAALRWLDAGATKVVLGTAARPEVLARLPRERVVAALDTVHDEVVDHGWTRRTGATVLDRIRELRPFVGGFLVTFVEREGRLGGTSLDRAAAIVAAAEGCRVTIAGGVTTPDEIAALDRLGADAQVGMAIYTGAMDLADAIAAPLTSDRPDGLWPTVICDPHGAALGLAYSDVESLREAVRSRRGVYHSRRRGPWVKGATSGATQELLRVDLDCDRDALRFTVRQHGSGNCHTGAWSCFGDARGLAALERTLAGRTVEAPPGSYTRRLFDDPALLASKLEEEARELSTELSSGRVAEEAADLLYFAMVKLSASGVRLEDVAHVLDARALRVARRPGDAKKEAPE from the coding sequence GTGATCGTCCCGTCGATCGATCTCCGCAACGGGAACGCCGTGCAGCTGCGCGGCGGGAAGGAGCTCGTCCTCGACGCCGGCGACCCGCGCCCGATCGCCGAGCGCTTCGCGCTCGCGGGAGAGATCGCCGTCGTCGACCTCGACGCCGCCCTCGGCACCGGTTCGAACGAACGCGCGATCCTCGACCTGCTCCACATCGCCCGCTGCCGCGTCGGCGGCGGGATCCGAAGCGTCGACGCGGCGCTGCGGTGGCTCGATGCCGGGGCGACGAAGGTCGTGCTCGGCACGGCGGCGCGCCCCGAGGTGCTCGCGCGGCTCCCCCGCGAACGCGTCGTCGCCGCGCTCGACACCGTGCACGACGAGGTCGTCGACCACGGCTGGACGCGCCGCACGGGCGCGACGGTTCTCGACCGGATCCGCGAGCTTCGGCCGTTCGTCGGAGGATTTCTCGTCACCTTCGTCGAGCGCGAGGGACGGCTCGGGGGTACCTCCCTCGATCGGGCGGCGGCGATCGTCGCGGCCGCGGAGGGGTGCCGGGTCACGATCGCGGGGGGCGTCACGACCCCCGACGAGATCGCGGCCCTCGACCGCCTCGGCGCCGACGCGCAGGTCGGGATGGCGATCTACACGGGAGCCATGGACCTGGCCGACGCGATCGCCGCGCCGCTCACCTCCGACCGCCCCGACGGGTTGTGGCCGACGGTGATCTGCGATCCCCACGGAGCCGCCCTCGGCCTCGCGTATTCGGACGTCGAGAGCCTGCGCGAGGCCGTGCGCTCGCGTCGCGGGGTCTACCACTCGCGCAGGCGCGGCCCGTGGGTCAAGGGAGCGACGTCGGGGGCGACGCAGGAGCTGCTCCGCGTCGACCTCGACTGCGATCGGGACGCGCTGCGCTTCACGGTCCGCCAGCACGGCTCCGGGAACTGCCACACGGGCGCCTGGAGCTGCTTCGGGGACGCGCGGGGGCTCGCGGCCCTCGAGCGGACCCTCGCCGGCCGGACGGTCGAAGCGCCTCCCGGCTCGTACACGCGCCGCCTGTTCGACGATCCCGCGCTGCTCGCCTCGAAGCTCGAGGAGGAGGCCCGTGAGCTCTCGACGGAGCTCTCCTCCGGTCGCGTCGCCGAGGAGGCGGCGGACCTTCTCTACTTCGCCATGGTGAAGCTGTCCGCCTCGGGCGTGAGGCTCGAGGACGTCGCCCACGTGCTCGACGCGCGGGCCCTTCGCGTCGCGCGGCGCCCCGGTGACGCCAAGAAGGAGGCCCCCGAATGA
- the hisF gene encoding imidazole glycerol phosphate synthase subunit HisF, which translates to MLTVRVIPCLDTRNGRVVKGVRFQYLRDAGDPEEQAAIYEAGGADELVLLDVSATPEGRGHAVETVRRVRRRLSIPLTVGGGVRAADDALRLLDAGADKVGVNTAAVERPELLREIRDTYGAQCTVLALDAARRAEGGGWEVVIRSGRERTGRDAIAWAREAVEAGAGEILLTSWDQDGTQSGYDLDLIAAVARAVPVPVVASGGAANPGHLVEAARAGADAVLAASIFHDGLFTVADVKRALAGAGLEVRP; encoded by the coding sequence GTGCTGACCGTGCGCGTGATCCCGTGTCTGGACACCCGCAACGGGCGCGTCGTGAAGGGGGTGCGTTTCCAGTACCTCCGCGACGCCGGCGATCCCGAGGAGCAGGCCGCGATCTACGAGGCGGGCGGGGCCGACGAGCTCGTGCTCCTCGACGTCTCCGCCACCCCCGAGGGGCGCGGGCACGCGGTCGAGACGGTCCGCCGCGTGCGCCGTCGGCTTTCGATCCCCCTCACCGTCGGAGGAGGCGTCCGCGCCGCCGACGACGCCTTGCGCCTCCTCGACGCCGGCGCGGACAAGGTCGGGGTCAACACCGCGGCGGTCGAGCGTCCGGAGCTCCTGCGGGAGATCCGCGACACCTACGGCGCGCAGTGCACCGTGCTCGCGCTCGACGCCGCGCGCCGCGCCGAAGGCGGAGGCTGGGAGGTCGTGATCCGCTCAGGGCGGGAGCGCACCGGCCGCGACGCGATCGCCTGGGCGCGCGAGGCCGTCGAGGCGGGGGCCGGGGAGATCCTCCTGACGAGCTGGGACCAGGACGGCACGCAGTCGGGGTACGACCTCGACCTCATCGCCGCCGTCGCGCGCGCGGTTCCCGTTCCCGTTGTCGCCTCCGGCGGCGCCGCGAATCCGGGGCACCTCGTCGAGGCGGCGCGCGCGGGGGCGGACGCGGTCCTCGCCGCGTCGATCTTCCACGACGGCCTGTTCACCGTCGCCGACGTCAAGCGCGCCCTCGCGGGCGCCGGCCTGGAGGTGCGCCCGTGA
- a CDS encoding SpoIIE family protein phosphatase, producing MALSFRARLLWSIGLPLLVVYGAMAWILTTRLERGAVARLERGAIERVGVFAGRLDDRVRIQGAEALASSFAEFDRRVAEAGARYVVIDASGKVVHDSDGRIAEGADLAVSAEAAGRPQVSGAVREALAGRSGIARVEGTLSGDTGWLVHVPLASTGGAVFAGASEATVLADLRSQMRLGLSVLALGLLAILAVVWGMGSHVTRPVSRLALAVRELGRGDLDVRVTGIASRDEIGDLAAAFNRMVADLKHHVEAREKVEGELRAGRTIQTAMLPKSLPTGDGFALAARNLAARHVAGDFYDAFEDRGALVFVVADVSGKGLPSAMYMAVSKAVLRRALLAHASLADAVADTNDALEREAIGSMYLTAFVGRYDAATGRLRYVNAAHPPPWRTGAGETAEVGTTSGGPIGMFPRRRFEEREASLAPGESLVIFSDGVPEARTHDGEFYGEGRLKSFLEHAEAVDAAAVAREVESFQQGILADDVTVMVLRREA from the coding sequence ATGGCGTTGTCGTTCCGCGCGCGCCTGTTGTGGTCGATCGGTCTCCCGCTGCTCGTCGTCTACGGGGCGATGGCCTGGATCCTCACGACGCGCCTCGAGCGCGGCGCGGTCGCGCGCCTGGAGCGCGGCGCGATCGAGCGGGTCGGCGTCTTCGCGGGGCGGCTGGACGATCGCGTGAGGATCCAGGGGGCGGAGGCCCTCGCGTCGTCCTTCGCCGAGTTCGATCGCCGCGTCGCCGAGGCCGGAGCGCGCTACGTCGTGATCGATGCGTCCGGAAAGGTCGTGCACGACTCCGACGGACGGATCGCGGAGGGCGCGGACCTCGCCGTCTCGGCGGAGGCGGCCGGGCGTCCCCAGGTCTCGGGCGCGGTGCGGGAAGCGCTCGCCGGCCGCAGCGGGATCGCTAGGGTCGAGGGGACCCTCTCCGGCGACACGGGTTGGCTCGTCCACGTCCCGCTCGCCTCGACGGGCGGCGCGGTCTTCGCGGGAGCCTCCGAGGCGACGGTCCTCGCGGACCTCCGCTCCCAGATGCGCCTCGGCCTGTCCGTCCTCGCACTCGGGCTCCTCGCGATCCTCGCGGTGGTGTGGGGCATGGGGTCGCACGTCACGCGGCCGGTGTCGCGACTCGCGCTGGCGGTACGCGAGCTCGGGCGCGGCGACCTCGACGTGCGCGTCACCGGGATCGCGTCGCGGGACGAGATCGGCGACCTCGCCGCGGCGTTCAACCGGATGGTCGCCGACCTGAAACACCACGTCGAGGCGCGCGAGAAGGTCGAGGGGGAGCTGCGCGCCGGGCGGACGATCCAGACGGCGATGCTCCCGAAGTCGCTCCCGACCGGGGACGGATTCGCGCTCGCCGCGCGCAACCTCGCCGCGCGTCACGTCGCGGGGGACTTCTACGACGCCTTCGAGGACCGCGGGGCGCTGGTCTTCGTCGTCGCGGACGTCTCCGGGAAGGGGCTCCCGTCGGCGATGTACATGGCGGTTTCGAAGGCGGTGCTCCGCCGGGCGCTCCTCGCCCACGCCTCGCTCGCCGACGCCGTGGCCGACACCAACGACGCCCTGGAACGCGAGGCGATCGGCAGCATGTATCTCACCGCGTTCGTCGGGCGGTACGACGCCGCGACCGGTCGCCTGCGCTACGTGAACGCCGCGCACCCGCCGCCGTGGCGGACGGGGGCGGGGGAGACCGCCGAGGTCGGCACGACCTCCGGCGGGCCGATCGGGATGTTCCCGCGCCGCCGCTTCGAGGAGCGGGAGGCGAGCCTCGCGCCGGGGGAGTCGCTCGTGATCTTCAGCGACGGCGTTCCGGAGGCGCGCACGCACGACGGGGAGTTCTACGGCGAGGGCCGGCTGAAGTCGTTCCTCGAGCATGCCGAGGCCGTGGACGCCGCCGCGGTCGCGCGCGAGGTCGAGTCCTTCCAGCAGGGGATCCTGGCGGACGACGTGACCGTGATGGTGTTGCGCCGCGAGGCGTAG
- a CDS encoding ORF6N domain-containing protein — MSKSLDRPPAALGRRIILLRGARVILDVDLAAVYGVETRALNQAIRRNGARFPHDFAFPLTVDELGILKSQFVISSAEHGGRRSIPWAFTEHGAIMAAMVLRSDRAIAMSVFVVRAFARLRSGARATARLRVELAQLERRVTGHDEQLRRVLAAIRALLPPPQLSRRRIGF; from the coding sequence ATGTCGAAGTCCCTGGACCGTCCTCCCGCCGCGCTGGGGAGACGCATCATCCTGCTGCGGGGCGCGCGGGTTATCCTCGACGTAGACCTCGCCGCGGTCTACGGCGTGGAGACCCGAGCGCTCAATCAGGCGATTCGACGAAACGGCGCCCGGTTTCCCCACGACTTCGCCTTTCCGCTGACCGTGGATGAGCTCGGGATCTTGAAATCACAATTCGTGATCTCAAGTGCAGAGCATGGCGGCCGCCGGTCCATCCCGTGGGCGTTCACCGAGCACGGCGCCATCATGGCGGCTATGGTGCTTCGCAGCGACCGGGCCATCGCCATGAGTGTCTTCGTCGTGCGGGCGTTTGCGCGTCTCCGAAGCGGCGCACGAGCGACGGCGCGACTCCGGGTGGAGCTGGCACAGCTCGAACGCCGGGTCACCGGTCACGACGAGCAGCTGCGGCGCGTGCTCGCCGCGATCCGGGCCCTCCTTCCGCCGCCCCAGCTATCGAGGCGGCGGATCGGGTTCTAG
- a CDS encoding MopE-related protein, with amino-acid sequence MIVRVLLAAALFAHALPAASAVCTTDRDCDDGLYCNGAEGCAPGTRGADARGCVRGFNPCDRDETCSEEENRCFNPCADRDRDGRRDVACGGDDCDDTDPRRYPGNVEVCDLEGHDEDCNPETYGSLDQDRDGEVDARCCNRDARGEAYCGIDCSDTDEALNRGAMVCDGEGVYICGDGPMPCGAGTKCVSQPNRTGVCMAPPPGYVAPPRFSPPPPPPLPTLDSALKGMKPLPKPTVKPATPKPQAPKRK; translated from the coding sequence ATGATCGTCCGCGTTCTTCTCGCCGCCGCCCTTTTCGCGCACGCGCTCCCCGCGGCGTCCGCCGTCTGCACCACCGATCGCGATTGCGACGACGGGCTCTACTGCAACGGGGCGGAGGGCTGCGCGCCCGGAACCCGCGGCGCCGATGCGCGCGGGTGCGTGCGCGGCTTCAACCCCTGCGACCGCGACGAGACGTGCAGCGAGGAGGAGAACCGCTGCTTCAACCCCTGCGCGGACCGCGATCGGGACGGAAGGCGCGACGTCGCCTGCGGCGGCGACGACTGCGACGACACCGACCCGCGACGTTACCCCGGAAACGTCGAGGTCTGCGATCTCGAGGGGCACGACGAGGACTGCAACCCCGAGACGTACGGATCGCTCGACCAGGATCGGGACGGCGAGGTCGACGCGCGCTGCTGCAACCGGGACGCCCGCGGCGAGGCCTATTGCGGGATCGACTGCAGCGATACCGACGAGGCCCTCAACCGCGGGGCGATGGTCTGCGACGGGGAAGGGGTCTACATCTGCGGCGACGGACCGATGCCGTGCGGCGCCGGGACGAAATGCGTCTCGCAGCCCAACCGCACCGGCGTGTGCATGGCGCCGCCGCCGGGGTACGTCGCGCCGCCGCGGTTCTCGCCGCCGCCTCCGCCGCCGCTGCCGACGCTGGACTCGGCGCTGAAGGGCATGAAGCCGCTCCCGAAGCCGACCGTGAAGCCGGCGACGCCGAAGCCGCAGGCGCCGAAGCGGAAGTGA
- a CDS encoding STAS domain-containing protein, with product MAILRSETGGVHVLSCTGELALGKGDAELLAALQESLEAGARRIVLDLVRLAWVDSAGVGAIVACSKRAADRAAIVRVAAAPDGAVRRILVATHLHKVFDIFDDVASARKDFGA from the coding sequence ATGGCGATCCTGCGAAGCGAGACCGGCGGCGTCCACGTCCTCTCCTGCACGGGGGAGCTCGCCCTCGGCAAGGGGGACGCCGAGCTTCTCGCCGCCCTTCAGGAGTCGCTCGAGGCCGGGGCGCGCCGGATCGTGCTCGATCTCGTCCGGCTCGCCTGGGTGGACAGCGCCGGCGTGGGAGCCATCGTCGCCTGCTCCAAGCGGGCCGCCGACCGCGCCGCGATCGTGCGCGTCGCCGCGGCCCCCGACGGCGCGGTCCGTCGGATCCTCGTCGCCACCCACCTCCACAAGGTGTTCGACATCTTCGACGACGTCGCGTCGGCGCGGAAGGACTTCGGCGCCTGA
- the rpiB gene encoding ribose 5-phosphate isomerase B produces MRIAIASDHAGFRYKEAIRHALALEGHDVVDFGTSSSDPVDYPGYIRAAAESVASGDCERGIVLGGSGNGEAIVANKVRRIRCALCWSVETARLARAHNDANVISIGERTVDLATALAIVGTWLTTPFEGGRHARRIRQIEG; encoded by the coding sequence ATGCGGATCGCGATCGCCTCCGACCACGCCGGATTCCGCTACAAGGAAGCGATCCGGCACGCGCTCGCTCTCGAGGGGCACGACGTCGTGGATTTCGGAACGAGCTCGAGCGATCCGGTCGACTACCCCGGGTACATCCGGGCGGCCGCGGAATCGGTCGCGTCGGGGGATTGCGAGCGAGGGATCGTCCTCGGCGGATCGGGGAACGGCGAGGCGATCGTCGCCAACAAGGTCCGCAGGATCCGATGCGCCCTCTGCTGGAGCGTCGAGACGGCCCGGCTCGCACGGGCCCACAACGACGCCAACGTGATCTCGATCGGCGAGCGCACCGTCGATCTCGCGACCGCCCTCGCGATCGTGGGGACGTGGCTCACGACCCCGTTCGAAGGGGGCCGCCACGCGCGCAGGATCCGGCAGATCGAAGGGTGA
- a CDS encoding MBL fold metallo-hydrolase codes for MSELPDHVPPARVPEARPSALGIVIRRSAGGWELLFGRRAATSRFMPGYLAFPGGRFERGDGSEADPLAWVRCVAREMREESGLDIPVASWRPAGERTTPPFFPVRFRTAFFVAELPPSATLPETPPQPEEIATLEFRNAPEMLEAWARGEVLVPPPVLPILREAALRPPASAEEFATRVGALNASEQALPRIEFVPDVWVWPTPTATLPPATHTNVWMPGGARFVVIDPGCGDPEEIERIVRVVRRREAAGSRATEIVLTHHHRDHVDGAAALARALDLPVAAHAATLDRVAGKLHGVETRAIADGERLDLGGQTWTALHTPGHAPGHLAFHEPARRWMIAGDLVSGLSTILVGLVDGDMGLFMDSLRRVASLGVRSVLPSHGAPLPGKALAAALIHREARELRVMAALAADGSHELAGIAAEAYADTPAAPVPLRESQTRAHLEKLEREGRVTRGMSGWSAVR; via the coding sequence ATGAGCGAGCTTCCCGACCACGTCCCCCCCGCCCGCGTTCCCGAAGCCCGGCCCAGCGCCCTGGGGATCGTGATCCGCCGCTCCGCCGGCGGATGGGAGCTCCTGTTCGGCCGTCGCGCCGCGACCTCGCGCTTCATGCCCGGCTACCTGGCGTTCCCGGGGGGGCGTTTCGAGCGCGGGGACGGCTCCGAGGCCGACCCGCTCGCCTGGGTGCGATGCGTGGCGCGGGAGATGCGGGAGGAAAGCGGCCTCGACATCCCCGTCGCGTCGTGGCGTCCCGCCGGGGAGCGCACGACCCCGCCGTTCTTCCCGGTGCGGTTCCGCACCGCCTTCTTCGTCGCGGAGCTCCCCCCTTCCGCGACCCTTCCGGAAACGCCGCCGCAGCCCGAGGAGATCGCCACCCTCGAGTTCCGGAACGCTCCCGAGATGCTCGAGGCCTGGGCCCGCGGCGAGGTCCTCGTCCCCCCGCCGGTCCTGCCGATCCTCCGCGAGGCGGCCCTGCGCCCGCCGGCATCCGCCGAGGAGTTCGCGACGCGGGTCGGCGCGCTCAACGCGAGCGAGCAGGCGCTCCCGCGGATCGAGTTCGTCCCCGACGTCTGGGTGTGGCCGACGCCGACGGCGACGCTTCCCCCGGCGACGCACACGAACGTCTGGATGCCGGGCGGCGCGCGCTTCGTCGTGATCGACCCGGGGTGCGGCGATCCCGAGGAGATCGAGCGGATCGTGCGCGTCGTGAGGCGCCGCGAGGCGGCCGGGTCGCGGGCGACGGAGATCGTGCTCACGCACCACCACCGGGACCACGTGGACGGGGCCGCCGCCCTCGCCCGCGCGCTCGACCTGCCCGTCGCCGCGCACGCCGCGACCCTCGACCGTGTCGCGGGAAAGCTGCACGGCGTCGAAACCCGGGCGATCGCCGACGGCGAGCGGCTCGATCTCGGAGGCCAGACCTGGACGGCATTGCACACTCCCGGGCACGCCCCGGGCCATCTGGCCTTCCACGAGCCGGCGCGGCGGTGGATGATCGCGGGGGATCTCGTCAGCGGGTTGTCGACGATCCTCGTCGGGCTCGTCGACGGAGACATGGGGCTGTTCATGGATTCGCTCCGCCGGGTCGCCTCCCTCGGCGTGCGCTCGGTCCTCCCGTCACACGGCGCCCCGCTTCCCGGGAAGGCGCTCGCCGCGGCGTTGATCCATCGCGAGGCGCGCGAGCTGCGGGTCATGGCGGCGCTCGCTGCGGACGGGTCGCACGAGCTTGCCGGGATCGCCGCCGAGGCGTACGCGGACACACCGGCGGCGCCGGTGCCGCTCCGGGAGTCGCAGACCCGCGCGCACCTCGAGAAGCTCGAGCGCGAGGGACGCGTGACGCGCGGGATGTCGGGCTGGTCCGCCGTGCGCTGA
- a CDS encoding phospholipase A, with protein sequence MHPPVLLLLPALAAVPTAEDLDRCRAIVDPAERVACYDALAATLAPEETTPTLLEERWELLPETKHGLFQFRFYRPNFLLPAVASDEVNEVPQSPTRQSTDPVPLPWKHLEAKFQLSFKTKVWETVFGRSADLWVGYSQQSYWQVYTAEASRPFRETNYEPELVLTLPTRYRIAGLDGRLLAFGIVHESNGRAEPLSRSWNRIYALVGLERGNFVLTLKPWIRLDEEYEDDDNPDMAGYVGYGEVLAFWRLVEGHTLALRVRPTFSFSKSWGSAQLDWRFPVGRHVGGYLQAFTGHGESMIDYNFRKTSLGLGVVLGNWY encoded by the coding sequence ATGCACCCGCCCGTGCTGCTGCTGCTGCCCGCGCTCGCCGCCGTCCCCACCGCCGAGGATCTCGACCGCTGCCGAGCGATCGTCGATCCCGCGGAGCGCGTCGCCTGTTACGACGCCCTCGCCGCGACGCTCGCTCCGGAGGAGACGACGCCGACGCTCCTCGAGGAGCGCTGGGAGCTCCTCCCGGAGACGAAACACGGCCTCTTCCAGTTCCGGTTCTACCGTCCGAACTTCCTGCTCCCCGCCGTCGCCTCGGACGAGGTCAACGAGGTGCCGCAGAGCCCGACCCGCCAGAGCACGGACCCGGTCCCCCTGCCGTGGAAACACCTGGAGGCGAAGTTCCAGCTCAGCTTCAAGACCAAGGTGTGGGAAACCGTGTTCGGAAGGAGCGCCGATCTCTGGGTCGGGTACTCGCAGCAGAGTTACTGGCAGGTGTACACGGCCGAGGCGTCGCGCCCGTTCCGCGAGACCAACTACGAGCCGGAGCTCGTGCTCACCCTGCCGACCCGGTATCGGATCGCGGGCCTCGACGGGAGGTTGCTCGCCTTCGGCATCGTGCACGAATCGAACGGCCGTGCGGAGCCGCTCTCCCGCAGCTGGAACAGGATCTACGCGCTCGTCGGCCTCGAGCGCGGGAACTTCGTCCTGACCCTCAAGCCCTGGATCCGGCTCGACGAGGAGTACGAGGACGACGACAACCCGGACATGGCCGGCTACGTCGGATACGGCGAGGTCCTCGCCTTCTGGAGGCTCGTCGAGGGGCACACGCTGGCGTTGCGGGTCCGGCCGACGTTCTCCTTCTCGAAGAGCTGGGGATCGGCGCAGCTCGACTGGCGCTTCCCCGTCGGCCGGCACGTCGGCGGCTACCTCCAGGCGTTCACCGGGCACGGCGAGAGCATGATCGACTACAACTTCCGGAAGACCTCGCTCGGCCTCGGCGTCGTGCTGGGGAACTGGTACTGA
- the hisD gene encoding histidinol dehydrogenase: MTAPLRVIGPDEVHASRRDPVDAATLAEAASIVDDVRRRGESALREHAERLGDLRPGEPLVIERPALRRALESIPTADRALLERTADRIRRFAEAQRASLGDLTLPIPGGEAGHTVSPVERAGCYAPGGRFPLPSSVLMTAVTARAAGAPVVWVASPKPVPITLAAAAVAGADALLSAGGAQAIAALAYGAGEVPACDAVVGPGNRWVTAAKQLVAGRVAIDMLAGPSELVVFADDSADPSVVAADLLAQAEHDPDALPVLVSLDRGLADAVNAEVARQLAVLPTRATAEAALKNGFLVVVPDLETGIRVCDLLAPEHLELDLRDAASVAPRVKHYGGLFVGSHAAEVLGDYGAGPNHTLPTGGTARSSGGLSVLTFLRVRTWLRIDDPAASQELVKDAVALGRHEGLEGHARSAERRVR, translated from the coding sequence ATGACCGCCCCCCTTCGCGTGATCGGCCCCGACGAGGTCCACGCGAGCCGTCGCGACCCTGTCGACGCGGCGACGCTCGCGGAGGCCGCGTCGATCGTCGACGACGTCCGCCGGCGCGGCGAGTCGGCGCTGCGCGAGCACGCGGAGCGCCTGGGCGATCTCCGGCCCGGCGAGCCGCTGGTGATCGAGAGGCCGGCGCTCCGTCGCGCCCTGGAGTCGATCCCGACGGCCGACCGCGCCCTCCTCGAGCGCACCGCCGACCGCATCCGCCGCTTCGCCGAAGCGCAGCGCGCGAGCCTGGGAGACCTGACCCTGCCGATCCCGGGAGGCGAAGCGGGGCATACGGTGAGCCCCGTCGAGCGTGCCGGATGTTACGCCCCCGGCGGACGTTTCCCGCTCCCCTCCTCGGTCCTCATGACCGCGGTCACCGCGCGGGCCGCAGGGGCGCCGGTGGTCTGGGTCGCCTCGCCGAAGCCGGTGCCGATCACCCTCGCCGCCGCAGCGGTCGCCGGCGCCGACGCGCTCCTTTCGGCCGGAGGTGCCCAGGCGATCGCCGCCCTCGCGTACGGCGCGGGGGAAGTCCCCGCTTGCGACGCGGTCGTCGGCCCCGGCAACCGATGGGTCACGGCGGCCAAGCAGCTCGTCGCGGGACGCGTCGCGATCGACATGCTGGCGGGACCGTCGGAGCTCGTCGTCTTCGCGGACGACTCCGCCGATCCGTCGGTCGTCGCCGCCGATCTCCTCGCCCAGGCCGAACACGACCCCGACGCCCTGCCGGTGCTCGTCTCCCTCGACCGCGGGCTGGCCGACGCGGTGAACGCCGAGGTCGCGCGCCAGCTCGCGGTCCTTCCGACCCGCGCGACGGCCGAAGCCGCGTTGAAGAACGGCTTCCTCGTCGTCGTCCCCGACCTCGAGACCGGGATCCGCGTCTGCGATCTCCTGGCGCCGGAGCATCTCGAGCTCGACCTGCGCGACGCGGCCTCGGTCGCCCCGCGGGTGAAGCACTACGGCGGCCTCTTCGTCGGATCCCACGCGGCGGAGGTCCTCGGCGACTACGGCGCGGGGCCGAACCACACGCTGCCCACGGGGGGAACGGCGCGTTCCTCGGGCGGTTTGTCGGTCCTCACGTTCCTTCGCGTGCGGACGTGGCTGCGGATCGACGATCCCGCGGCGTCGCAGGAGCTCGTGAAGGACGCCGTCGCGCTCGGACGGCACGAGGGGCTCGAGGGGCACGCCAGGAGCGCGGAGCGGAGGGTGAGGTAG